ACATTGCTGTCAACCATGATTTTTTCGGAAGTCATTCATCACCCCTGGTCAGGGCCATGATATCCGCTGTCGACATACTCACTGTTGCCTTACCGCGAATGCGATCAATAATTTTTTTTCCACGGGATTTACCGGGGTCAGTTGATTTAACTATCAAAACGCTGTTTCCCTTCACAACAAAATCCACATCCGTATCAGGCAT
Above is a genomic segment from Pseudomonadota bacterium containing:
- a CDS encoding AbrB/MazE/SpoVT family DNA-binding domain-containing protein, coding for MRITSKGQVTIPMNIRLKMGFMPDTDVDFVVKGNSVLIVKSTDPGKSRGKKIIDRIRGKATVSMSTADIMALTRGDE